One segment of Trachemys scripta elegans isolate TJP31775 chromosome 1, CAS_Tse_1.0, whole genome shotgun sequence DNA contains the following:
- the LOC117872706 gene encoding olfactory receptor 52R1-like, producing the protein MSDSNTTDFTNPSTFILLGIPGLEADHVWLSIPFCTMYVTAILGNFTILFIVKREPTLRAPMYYFICMLAITDLVLSTSMLPQMLSIFWFNSREIDFSACLTQMYFIHCFSVVESGILVAMAFDRYVAICHPLRHSTILANPMVAKIGLAVVLRSAMLILPYPLLTRQWPYCKTNIIPETHCMHIAVVKLACADTRISSYYGLFVLFCVKGLDMFFVALSYTQILRAIFRLPTKDARLKTFGTCSSHLCSILAFFIPALFSSLTYRFGQNVPLHFRVLIGNVNLLVPPTLNPIIYGVRTKQIRDRLLRLFSHKDI; encoded by the coding sequence atgtcagattccaacacaaccgacttcaccaacccctccaccttcatcctgctgggcattcctggcctggaggcggACCATGTCTggctctccatccccttctgcaccatgtacGTCACagccatcttggggaacttcaccatcctgttcatcGTGAAGAGGGAGCCGACGCTCCGTGCCCCCATGTACTATTTCATCTGCATGCTGGCCATCACCGACCTGGTCCTGTCTACATCCATGCTGCCccaaatgctgagcatcttctggttcaattccagggagatcgaTTTCAGTGCCTGtctcacccagatgtacttcattcactgcttctCAGTGGTGGAGTCTGGGATTCTCgtggccatggcttttgatcgctatgtggccatctgccatcccctgagacattccaccatcctggcAAACCCCATGGTGGCTAAGATTGGACTGGCCGTGGTGCTGCGCAGTGCCATGCTTATATTGCCCTATCCCCTCCTGACGAGGCAATGGCCATATTGCAAAACCAACATCATCCCCGAGACGCACTGCATGCACATAGCCGTGGTAAAGCTGGCTTGCGCTGATACCCGTATAAGTAGTTACTACGGCCTCTTTGTGCTATTCTGTGTGAAGGGTCTAGATATGTTTTTTGTTGCATTGTCCTAtacccagatcctcagggccatcttccgcctccccacaaaggatgcccggctcaagacttttgggacctgcagctcccatctaTGTTCCATCTTAGCCTTTTTCATCCcagctctcttctcctccctcacgTACCGGTTTGGCCAGAATGTGCCCCTGCATTTCCGTGTTCTCATTGGCAACGTGAACCTCCTGGTGCCCCCCAcgctaaaccccatcatctacggtgtgaggaccaaacagatccgggacaggctgctccGGCTCTTTAGTCATAAAGACATCTGA